Part of the Haloarcula laminariae genome is shown below.
CGCGTCGAACCGCACGACGTGAGCGACCTTCGCGTTCCATCCGAACACCCTGTTACACTTAAGGGCGTCGGTTGGTACGAGGCCCGACCGGGGAAGTGTCGTCCCCGACCTCCTTCGCATCAGAGTCGATGGGAGTGTCACACTTAACCTCGTCGGACCGAGGCCGCTTCGGCAGGCGATTACACGGGGTAGTGACTCTCATGGGGTGGACAGTCACATCGAACATGAGACGCGGGCGACGAGCTGGTGGCAAGTCCGCATATGCGTGGGTCGTGCGTGTGCGCGTTCACGCGCGCCCGAAGAGTAGGAACTGTGTGGCGGAGCAACCGGCCGGGTCGTCGGCAAAAAGTGCGTGCTGGGGAACTAGATGTCGTCGAGGTGCTCGACGCCCTCTTTCGAGACGTTCCCTTTCGTGATGTCGCCCGGCATCCAGTCCGGTTTGTCGTCGGGCGCTGTTTCTACCCAGGCCCACGCCTCGTAGATGTGGACCTTGTGGGTGCCTTTCTCCCGGAGCCGAATCTCCTCCGGGTCGGCTGCGTCCTCGCTGTCGGCCGGGTCGAGACGCCGGGCGGCCTTCAACGCAGCCTGCCGGGGTGTCCCGCCTGAGAAGACGCTCGATTCGTCACCATCCTCACGGAGCGCAAAGTTGCGCTTGTCGCTGTCGCGTGCCATGGTTTTCTCCGCTCCATGTCAACCCAAAACATGGCACAACATAAATATACCCCCCGAATCGGGCTCCCTGCCGGGGTACGTTTATATAGTGGAAGCCGAGCGCGACCGTATCCGGCCACGATTCGGGGAAAATCGCCGCCCCGACGCGCGGCCGCAATCGGCCCGCCGCACGGTAGACTTAAGTGTATCCTACGGCGATGCACGGAATAGGATAGCGCGATGGTGCGAAAGAAGAAGCTCAGCCCGAGTGGCGCCAAAGATGAGAACGGCGAGTACCACAACGTACATATCAACATCCACGAAGACGAACTCGCCGTCGCCGGCATGGAGATCGGCGACGAGGTGTTCGTTCGGGTTCGTGATAACAAGATCATTATTCAAAAGGCCGACCCCGAAGAGGTCGAACACGATTTCTGACGTGCCGTCGCCAACCCCCGGCAATCGTCGGGGGTCGGTTCGAACGCCCCAATGAGACTCTACGACATCGCCAAACCGGTTCTGTTCTCGCTCCCGGCCGAAACGGCACACGGTGCCGTTCACAGCCTATTGAAGACAGCACAGGGCACCCCGATAGCGACTGCGATGGCCCGGCGCTACACCGTCGGCGACGACCGGCTCGCCGTCTCCGCGTTCGGCCGGGAGTTCGACAATCCCGTCGGCGTCGCCGCGGGCTTCGACAAGAACGCGACGATACCGAACGCCCTGGCGTCGATGGGCTTTGGCTTCGCCGAGGTCGGCGGCGTCACGGCCGAGCCACAGGCCGGCAACGCCCGCCCGCGGATGTTCCGTCTGCGAGAGGACGGCGGCCTCATCAACCGCATGGGGCTGAACAACGAGGGCGCGGCGACCGTCGGTGAACGGCTGGCGGCGACCGATGCCCCGTTCCCGCTGGGGGTCAACATCGCCAAGAGCGAACACGTCGGTACCGACGCGGCGCCGGCGGACTACCGGGAGACGTACGAACGGGTCGCCGAGGGCGGCGACTTCTTCGTCGTCAACGTCTCCTGTCCCAACTCACAGGGGTTCGAGGAGCTCCAGAACCGGGCGGCGATGACGGCCATCTTCGAGGAGCTTCAGGACGCGGGCGCCAGCCCCCTCCTCGTGAAGCTCTCGCCGGACCTCCCCGACCCCGCGGTCGAGGACACGCTGGAGCTGGTGACCGAACTCGACCTCGACGGCGTCGTCGCCACAAACACGACGACCGAACGCCCCGAAGGGCTGCGCTCGCCCAACGCGAGCGAGACGGGCGGGCTCTCGGGCGCGCCGATCGAAGACAGAGCGACGCGAATGGTCCGCTTCGTCGCCGAGCGCGTCGACGTGCCCGTCGTCGGCGTCGGCGGGGTCGCCTCGGCCGAGGGCGCCTACCGGAAAATCCGCGCTGGCGCGTCGCTCGTCCAGCTCTACACCGGGCTGGTCTACGAGGGGCCGTCGCTGGCCCGCGATATCAACGAGGGGCTGGTGGACTTGCTGGACCGGGACGGCTTCGACAGCGTCGAAGACGCCGTCGGTGCGGACCTCTAGCGACACTCCGCTATCGGAATCGCGGCCTGGATGTCGGCCGACAGCCACGCCGTCCGGCTGTCGCCCGTACCCGGCACGATGGTGAGCACCGAGGGCGCGTCGGGGTCGTCGACGACCCAGTCGAGGGCGAACCACGGATAGGTCTCACAGGCCGGGTTGCCGTAGCGGTCCGGGTCGCCGCAGTCGGAGTGTCGCTCGGAGGCAGTCATTGTCCCTCTGTGTGCTAGTACGTGGCAATAACGCAAAAGCGCCCTGTAACGGGGCGGTAATCGGGTTACCGGACGGTTACGCCGGTCGACCGGACTCGCGTCACTCCAGCGCGCCGAGTCGGAACTCGAAGGCAGCTACCGGTAGCTCTAGGTCGTGCTGCTACCACCTTTTTCAGCGTCGGGTGGTCTCGCTGTACTCGACCACCACTCCTCGAAAAACGTGGGCGAAAAAGCGCTCACTCCATCAAGTCGCTCGCGTCACTCTAGCGCGTCGAGTCGGAACTCGAAGGCAGCTACCGGTAGCTCCAGGTCGTGCTCGACGAGCACCTTCGGATGCACCTCGCCGATGACGCCGACCGTCTCGCCGTCCAGGACGACGTCGGCGGCCCGACCGCCGATGAACGTCGGATGCTCCGTCGCGGGCGTTTCGAGGTCCTTGTCGAAGGCCTCGGCGATGGCCTGCAGGCGGGCCTTGGCGTCCTCGTAGGAGGCGTCAGTGCGGGCGAGGGCGCCGGCGACGGTCCGGTGCTCGGCCACGCCGGTGTTGTGGCTGTCGTCCAGCCCGGCGGCGAGCCCGATTTCCGCGATGTCCTGGGGGTAGCGCCGGTGGGTGTTGTTCTCCAGGACCATCATGAGCGACGGGAGTGCCCACGTGCGGAGGATGGTGTAGTCCTCGCTGTAGGGCTCTTGGATGGTGACCGGGTCCGCGAGGCCGACGAGCGAGTCGTCGGCGTCCGCCGTTCCGGGGTCGGGGAGGTTCATCCGACCGTAGTTCTCCGCCTCGTTGGTCATGTGGAAGTTCAGCAGGTCCTCGAAGCCGAGTCCCACGAGGGTATCGCGGGCGGCGTCCTCCAGGACGGAGCGGTCGTGGCGGCCGCCGACGGTCGAGACGTCCGGATAGGTCGGTTCGAGGCTGTTGAACCCGAGCGCGCGCCCGATGTCGTCGACGATGTCGAGGGGGTGGATGATGTCGACCCGGTAGGGCGGAATCTCGACCTCGAAGGCGACGCCGTCGTCGGTCACGACCCGCGTGGCGTCCAGTCCGGCGCGTTCCGTGTAGTCGATTATCCGCTCCGGCTCCAGGTCGACGCCGAGCAGCGACTCGATGCGGTCCTGCGTGACCGTCTTCGTCCGGGTCCCGAAGTCCGGGCGCGACAGCGTCCGGCCGGCGTACTCGCCGGGCGCGTCGTCGGCGTACTCGACGTTGACGCGCTCGACGGTCCCGCCGCGGGCCTCCAGCGCGTAACAGACGATGTTGCACATGTGGTCGATGGTCCACTGGTCGGTCCCGGTCATCTCGATGAGGAGGTCGCGGGAGTCCTCGCTGACCTCGGTCCGGCGGCCGTTGATGACCGGCGGGAACGAGAACAGCCCGATAGCGTCGTAGATGGCTGGGACGCGGTCGAAGTCGGCGACGAGGTCGCCGTAGGTCTGGCCGGTGTCGTGGCCCTCGATGACCTCGGCCGGCGTCATCTCGGCGTCGCTGTCGAGCGGGACGAAAGTGGCCTCGTCGGGGTCGGCGCTGGTGTAGGTAATCGCGTTGCCCCCGACCGGTTCGACGGCGGCGTCGCCGACCATCTCGTCCTGGGGCTCCTCGCTGGCTTCGGTCGGGTCCTGCCCGCCGGTCAGGTCCAGGCTGCTCGATTCCCCGTCGGACGGCCGGAGGTCGGTCCCCTTCAGCATCGTGAGGTCGTGGACCCCGATGGCGCCTTTCGCGCGCTTGCGGCCCATCGTCGCGTGGAGCTTCTCCTGCAGTTGAATCAGGGACTCCAGAGCGCCGTCGGAGAGGTCCAGCCCGCGGACGACGGCGCCGGTGACGTAGGGTCGTTCCGGCGGCTGGTCCTCGACCTCGATGGTCCACTCGGCGCTGTTCGTGTTCGGGACGTAGACGCCGCGGTCGTCGCCGTAGTGGTATCGCAGCGAGCGGGCGACGCCCTCGACGGAGAGGCGGTCCAATCTGTCGGGGGCGAACTCCAGCTGGAACTCGTCGTCCTCGGTCCAGCCCTCGAACTCCAGGCCGAGGTCGAACAGGTCCGATTTGAGTTCGTCGTCGTCCTTCTCGTCGTGGCCGGTCAGATAGCGAAGCTCGTCGGGGTCGACGTCGACGACTGGCATCAGTGAAGCACCTCCGTGGTCCGCAGCAGTTCAAGGTCACACAGCGTCCCGTGGACGTCCCGGATGTCCTCGAAGCCGTACATCAGCATGAGCAGGCGCTCCAGCGAGAGGCCCCACGCCATCACGTCACAGTCGACGCCCAGCGGCGAGAGCACCTCCTCGCGGAAGATGCCCGAGTTGCCGACCTCGACGACCTCGCCGGTCTCGGGGTGGGTACCGAACAGTTCGAAGCTCGGCTCCGTGTAGGGGTTGTAGTGGGGCTTGAACTCCAGGTCGGTGATGCCGAACTGCTCGTAGAACTCGGTGAAGGTGCCCATCAGGTCACGCACGGAGAGGTCCTCGGCCATCACCCACCCCTCTATCTGGAAGAACTCGAGCAGGTGCGTCGGGTCGAGCGTGTCGTTGCGGTAGACCTTCTCGACGCTGAAAAAGCGCTGGGGCGGTTCGAGTTCCCCTATCTCCTCGCCCGAGAGGTACCGCATCGACAGCGACGTGGTGTGGCCCCGCAGGTCCAGCCCGCGAGCCACCTCTTCCTCCCACGGCGAGTGGTACCCCTCGCCGTCGGGCCCGACGCCCTCTCTGTGGGCCGAGCGAACACGGTCGACGAGGTCGTCGGGCAGGTCCCGTATCTCGTCGGGCTGTTCGAGGGCGAACTGGTCCCAGTGGGTTCGCGCGGGGTGGTCCTGGGGCATGAACAGGCAGTCGTTGATCCAGAACTGGGCGTCGACGTGGGGGCCGTCCATCTCCTGGAAGCCCATGCCCACGAGGGTGTCCTTGACGCGGTTGGCGGTCTGGCGCAGGATGTGTTCCTTGCCGTGGCTCACGTCCTCGGCGTCCGCCTCGACGTTGTACTCGGTGAACTCCACGTCCTCCCACTCGCCGCTGGTGAGCAGTTCGGCGGTGAGCTGGTCGACGGTCTCGGCGGCCTCGACGCCGCCCATCAGCGCGGTGACGCCGTCGTCGGTGAGCTGGACCGAGCGGACGGTCTCCTCGCGGACCGAGAGCAGGCCGCGCCGTTCGAGCTGGTCGAGCGCGTCGGCGTCGGCCTCGTCGAGGCGGTCGTCGGCGACGGCTTCGAGCGCGTACATCTCGGCGTCGGACCCGGTGTCGGCGTCGGGGTCCGCGGTTATCTCGCCGCTGTCTATCTCGCCGTACCCCTTGCGGGCGTAGTTCGCCAGTGCCACGTCGACGGCCCCGCCCTCGAGTCCCGAGGCGCCGATAACCTGCCCCATGGCGACCGGGCCCTCGTCGGCGCCCGCGTCGATTGCGGCCTCGTAGAGGTCCTGTTCGGGGAGGCTCTCGAAGACGTACTGGGTGCCTTCGTCGGTCAGCGTGTAGTGTTCGAGGGTCTCCTCGGTGACGGACACCAGGCCGTCGTCTTCGAGTTCGAACGCGGCCCGCGTGGCCGTCTCCGGTTTGAGGTCGGCCGCCTCGGCCACCTCGTCGATGCGACTGGGTGTGTCAGCGTCGGCGGCGTGTAACACGCCGACCTGTGCCTGTGGTCGTTTCATAGAGATGTCTCGGTCGTTGTGGTGATAACCGCGGGTCGCTCAGTTAACGGTTCTCACTTGCTGTGAGGGGCGCCCCTCGCACCGGGCGATTTCGTCCGGGTCACGCCGGCCCCGAGTCCGCCGCCCGTCAGGCCGCGAAGAAAAATCCGAACCCCGGACTGCGCGGCGGCTGGACGGCGACACTGGCAGCGTGGGATTCGGGTGCCAGGTGCGACCGATTGTCGTGCGGTAGAAAAAGGATTGCGGAAGCGCACGCGCCATCGGGGTCGGAATCGTCCCAGTGGCTGAGCGAAGGCGGGCGACGTGAGCACGCGAGCCCCAGAGTTCGGCCCGCCAGGGGGTTCCGGCTGTTCGGAGTCCCCGGTGTCTGACTGAACACGACCGGGCTAGTGTCCGAGTAGATTTAATACGCGAAAAGCGGTATGGAACGCAGATGCAGAAGTACAGCCGCCGAGGCCTGCTTTCGACGGCGGCCGCCGGCACGGCAGCGCTGTCGGGGTGTAGCTCCATGTTCGACCGCAGCGGGACGAGCGCCGAGCGCGGAACCGATACTCCACAACCGGAGTTGAACACCGAAGCGACCGTCCAAGCGACAGCCGTCGCGAGGGAGGGGGACAACCGCGGCCGAGTGACGGTCAACGTCCTCGTCGAGAACCCGAACGACAGTCGCGTCGAGTTCAGCCCGAACATCCGTATCGGCGACACCGACGTGACGGGACTGCGGCCGGTGTCGGCCGGCGACGGGACTGACGATATGCGAGTGGCCCCGGACCAGCAGCGTCGGTTCCAAGCGACGGAGACGGTGTCGGCCGACGACCACGCGGTCACACTCGACGGCGAAGAAGTGACCACGGTCGCGCTGCACCCCGACGACACGACGTACATGGAAGGGAACCCCGGACGGACGGGTCCGACGCTCCCGAACAACGGTATCGGCGTCGAACCGGAGCTTGTGACACAGTTCTCACTGCAGAGCCCGGCCGGTATTGACCAGTCCGGAAGCGGAACGGCGCAGCTCCAGGCGGTGAGCGAGAACCGGCTCTACGTCCGAGTCCGGTGGGACACGCCGAACGGCGAGCGAAGCTCCATCGCCGCGCTGGACCGGTGGACCGGGGCCGAGCAGTGGCAGCAAGTGCTCTCGAAACCCAGCGAGGTCGCCGTCATCGGCGACACCGAGTACGTTTTCGACGGCGGGACGCTGCGGGCGCAGAGGGCCGACGGGACGGTGCGCTGGGAGAACGATGTCGCACCGTTCGAGTACGAGAGCCAGATTGACGAGACGGCAACGTACATGGTGCCGACCGACGGGGCGTTGTTTGTCGGGACCGAGGAGGGCGTCAAGGAGGTGGACCCGGACTCCGGAGACGTACAGCGTACGCTGCCCGGATCGTTCGCGGCGGTCGGCGAGGACGGCCTGTTCACCTACGGCGGACAGGTCCCACTGGCGAAATTCCCCCTCGAAGGCGGGACCGAACCGGAGTGGGTCGCCCGGCCATCGACGGGGACCGGAACGGGCGATACTGGAGCCGTCGCGAACGGTACCGTGTTCGTGAGCTCACCAGCCGGCTACGAAAACGCAGACGACGCGCGCATCGAGCTGTTCGCCTACGACGCGGCGACCGGCGAGGAGCAGTGGTCCGTCGTCGCGAGCCGCACGAGACAGGTAGGCGGCTTCTCCGCACTGCCCGGCCTCAGCGACCTCCGAGTCGCCGATGGCGCGGTGTTTTTCCGGTCGAACCGGGGGCTCAGCTTCGTCGACGTTGCCTCGGGAGAGCTAACCGAAGCCGGAATCCCTGAGACGCTCGGGGCCGGAGAGGTCGTGGCCAGTCGGAGACTGACCTACGGGTTCGCGAACCAGGGAAGCCTCGACATCGCCTCGCCGGCCGGGACACTGCTGACGCCGGCCTCCGCCGACGAGCCCAGGCCGTACCGCTCGGTCCCGGTCCCGGAGCAATCGGACCTCGACATCCGCGGCGGGTCGGCGCTGTACGGGCACGGCGTGCTGTATCTCGTCTCGAACGGCTACGTCTACGGGTACAGCGGGACGGAACAGCCCCGGATGCAATAGCCCCTCGCTTACGCCCGCTTCCGGTCCGAATCGAGGTCGATATCCAGTTCGTCGAGTTTCTCCTCCCACTCGTCGCGTTTCTCCTGGTGCTCTTCGAGGAAGGCTTCCATCAGTTCGGCCGCCTGCTCCTTGCACCCGCCACAGAGGCGCTCGCCGCCGACACACTCCTCGTAGACCTCCTCGGCGAACTCGTCGTCGTCGCCCGACAACAGGTAGGCGTACAGTTCGTAGACGGGGCACTCGTCGGCCTTCCCGCCCTTCTCGCGCTGTTCCTCGGCGGTGGTCCGGCCGCCGGTGGTGGCGGATTTCACCTTGTCGTACCCGTCCTCGGGGTCGTCGAGCAGGGAGATGTGCGAGGCCGGAATCGAGGAGGACATCTTCCCGCCGGTGAGGCCGGTCATGAAGCGGTGGTAAATCGACGACGGCGGCAGGAAGCCGTAGCCGCCGGTGTCGAGTTCGACCTCGCGGGCGAGTTCGTCCGCATCGGCGCGGTCCAGCTCGAAGGCGTCGACGTGTTCGTCGTAGACGCGCTTCTCGCCGGGAACGGCCTCGATGAGCGCCTCGAAGGCCTCGTCGGTGGCGTTGCGGTCGAAGATGCGGGTCCGCGGTCGAAGCGGCTCCTTGCCGGCGTTGTCGAGCTTCTTCGCGACCGACTCGCGGGCGTCGGCGGGGGCCGGTTCCCGCTCGCGCAGGTAGTCGGCGGCCTCGACACAGCGGGGCGTCTCCGGGTCCTCGGCGTACTCCTCGCGGGCGTCGTAGGCCTGCCGGAGCAGCG
Proteins encoded:
- a CDS encoding PQQ-binding-like beta-propeller repeat protein, with the translated sequence MQKYSRRGLLSTAAAGTAALSGCSSMFDRSGTSAERGTDTPQPELNTEATVQATAVAREGDNRGRVTVNVLVENPNDSRVEFSPNIRIGDTDVTGLRPVSAGDGTDDMRVAPDQQRRFQATETVSADDHAVTLDGEEVTTVALHPDDTTYMEGNPGRTGPTLPNNGIGVEPELVTQFSLQSPAGIDQSGSGTAQLQAVSENRLYVRVRWDTPNGERSSIAALDRWTGAEQWQQVLSKPSEVAVIGDTEYVFDGGTLRAQRADGTVRWENDVAPFEYESQIDETATYMVPTDGALFVGTEEGVKEVDPDSGDVQRTLPGSFAAVGEDGLFTYGGQVPLAKFPLEGGTEPEWVARPSTGTGTGDTGAVANGTVFVSSPAGYENADDARIELFAYDAATGEEQWSVVASRTRQVGGFSALPGLSDLRVADGAVFFRSNRGLSFVDVASGELTEAGIPETLGAGEVVASRRLTYGFANQGSLDIASPAGTLLTPASADEPRPYRSVPVPEQSDLDIRGGSALYGHGVLYLVSNGYVYGYSGTEQPRMQ
- a CDS encoding phenylalanine--tRNA ligase subunit alpha; its protein translation is MKRPQAQVGVLHAADADTPSRIDEVAEAADLKPETATRAAFELEDDGLVSVTEETLEHYTLTDEGTQYVFESLPEQDLYEAAIDAGADEGPVAMGQVIGASGLEGGAVDVALANYARKGYGEIDSGEITADPDADTGSDAEMYALEAVADDRLDEADADALDQLERRGLLSVREETVRSVQLTDDGVTALMGGVEAAETVDQLTAELLTSGEWEDVEFTEYNVEADAEDVSHGKEHILRQTANRVKDTLVGMGFQEMDGPHVDAQFWINDCLFMPQDHPARTHWDQFALEQPDEIRDLPDDLVDRVRSAHREGVGPDGEGYHSPWEEEVARGLDLRGHTTSLSMRYLSGEEIGELEPPQRFFSVEKVYRNDTLDPTHLLEFFQIEGWVMAEDLSVRDLMGTFTEFYEQFGITDLEFKPHYNPYTEPSFELFGTHPETGEVVEVGNSGIFREEVLSPLGVDCDVMAWGLSLERLLMLMYGFEDIRDVHGTLCDLELLRTTEVLH
- the pheT gene encoding phenylalanine--tRNA ligase subunit beta — translated: MPVVDVDPDELRYLTGHDEKDDDELKSDLFDLGLEFEGWTEDDEFQLEFAPDRLDRLSVEGVARSLRYHYGDDRGVYVPNTNSAEWTIEVEDQPPERPYVTGAVVRGLDLSDGALESLIQLQEKLHATMGRKRAKGAIGVHDLTMLKGTDLRPSDGESSSLDLTGGQDPTEASEEPQDEMVGDAAVEPVGGNAITYTSADPDEATFVPLDSDAEMTPAEVIEGHDTGQTYGDLVADFDRVPAIYDAIGLFSFPPVINGRRTEVSEDSRDLLIEMTGTDQWTIDHMCNIVCYALEARGGTVERVNVEYADDAPGEYAGRTLSRPDFGTRTKTVTQDRIESLLGVDLEPERIIDYTERAGLDATRVVTDDGVAFEVEIPPYRVDIIHPLDIVDDIGRALGFNSLEPTYPDVSTVGGRHDRSVLEDAARDTLVGLGFEDLLNFHMTNEAENYGRMNLPDPGTADADDSLVGLADPVTIQEPYSEDYTILRTWALPSLMMVLENNTHRRYPQDIAEIGLAAGLDDSHNTGVAEHRTVAGALARTDASYEDAKARLQAIAEAFDKDLETPATEHPTFIGGRAADVVLDGETVGVIGEVHPKVLVEHDLELPVAAFEFRLDALE
- a CDS encoding non-histone chromosomal MC1 family protein, yielding MARDSDKRNFALREDGDESSVFSGGTPRQAALKAARRLDPADSEDAADPEEIRLREKGTHKVHIYEAWAWVETAPDDKPDWMPGDITKGNVSKEGVEHLDDI
- a CDS encoding quinone-dependent dihydroorotate dehydrogenase, translating into MRLYDIAKPVLFSLPAETAHGAVHSLLKTAQGTPIATAMARRYTVGDDRLAVSAFGREFDNPVGVAAGFDKNATIPNALASMGFGFAEVGGVTAEPQAGNARPRMFRLREDGGLINRMGLNNEGAATVGERLAATDAPFPLGVNIAKSEHVGTDAAPADYRETYERVAEGGDFFVVNVSCPNSQGFEELQNRAAMTAIFEELQDAGASPLLVKLSPDLPDPAVEDTLELVTELDLDGVVATNTTTERPEGLRSPNASETGGLSGAPIEDRATRMVRFVAERVDVPVVGVGGVASAEGAYRKIRAGASLVQLYTGLVYEGPSLARDINEGLVDLLDRDGFDSVEDAVGADL